A genomic stretch from Empedobacter stercoris includes:
- a CDS encoding CCA tRNA nucleotidyltransferase gives MKILEAVSNPIFKNVAEVADEINQETYVVGGFVRDYLLNRGQKKDIDFVTVGNGILLAKELAKALGNTSPVSVFKRFGTAMFKYKEIDLEFVGARKESYSEDSRKPHVEDGTLEDDQKRRDFTINTLAISMNKENFGELIDPFNGVEDLNNKIIKTPLEPNITYSDDPLRMMRAIRFAAQLGFEIEKKSFQAIIDNAERISIVSFERVMDEFQKIMMTEKPSVGLLLLEQSGLMQHILPELVALKGIEEVEGQKHKDNFYHTLEVVDNISIHTDNVWLRWAALLHDIGKAVTKRFDKNVGWTFHSHEFVGSKMVLKLFRRLKLPLGPQVKYVQKLVMMSSRPIAVVTDDATDSALRRLLFDAGEDFDDLITLCKADITTKNERKQKRFKQNFEVVEQKIKDVEERDRVRNFQPPISGEQIMEIFNIQPGKEIGILKNAIKEAILEGEVENNYNSALEFVINMGKDLNLEPKNI, from the coding sequence ATGAAAATCTTAGAAGCCGTATCCAATCCTATTTTTAAAAATGTAGCAGAAGTTGCTGATGAAATTAATCAAGAAACTTATGTTGTAGGAGGATTTGTACGCGATTATTTGTTGAATCGTGGTCAAAAAAAAGACATCGATTTTGTTACTGTTGGAAACGGAATACTATTAGCCAAAGAATTGGCCAAAGCATTAGGAAATACATCACCCGTTTCAGTTTTTAAACGATTTGGAACAGCAATGTTCAAATACAAAGAAATTGATTTAGAATTTGTAGGTGCGCGTAAAGAGAGTTATTCTGAAGATAGCCGTAAACCTCATGTGGAGGATGGTACATTAGAAGATGATCAAAAACGTCGTGATTTTACAATTAATACGCTGGCAATTTCAATGAACAAAGAAAACTTTGGCGAATTGATTGATCCCTTTAATGGAGTAGAAGATTTGAATAACAAAATAATCAAGACTCCATTAGAACCTAATATTACCTATTCTGATGACCCATTGCGTATGATGCGTGCAATTCGTTTTGCTGCACAGTTAGGGTTCGAAATAGAAAAAAAATCTTTTCAGGCAATAATTGATAATGCTGAACGTATTAGTATCGTGTCTTTTGAGCGTGTGATGGATGAGTTTCAGAAAATTATGATGACAGAGAAACCATCTGTTGGATTATTGTTATTGGAACAATCAGGTTTAATGCAACATATTTTACCAGAATTGGTTGCGTTAAAAGGAATTGAAGAAGTAGAAGGACAAAAACATAAAGATAATTTTTACCATACGTTAGAAGTGGTAGATAATATTTCTATACACACCGACAATGTCTGGTTGCGTTGGGCAGCTTTATTGCATGATATTGGAAAAGCAGTTACAAAACGTTTTGATAAGAATGTAGGTTGGACATTTCATTCACACGAATTTGTTGGCTCTAAAATGGTCCTAAAATTATTCAGACGATTAAAATTACCATTAGGACCACAAGTTAAATATGTTCAAAAATTGGTCATGATGAGCTCTCGACCAATTGCAGTTGTAACAGATGACGCAACAGATTCAGCATTGCGCAGATTATTGTTTGATGCAGGAGAAGATTTTGACGATTTAATAACGCTTTGCAAAGCAGACATTACAACAAAAAATGAACGTAAACAAAAACGTTTTAAACAAAATTTTGAAGTTGTAGAACAAAAAATTAAAGATGTTGAAGAACGCGATAGAGTTCGTAATTTTCAACCGCCAATTTCTGGAGAGCAAATCATGGAAATATTTAATATTCAGCCAGGAAAAGAAATTGGAATACTTAAAAATGCCATCAAAGAAGCAATCTTAGAAGGCGAAGTCGAAAATAATTATAATTCTGCCTTAGAATTTGTAATTAATATGGGAAAAGATTTAAATTTGGAACCGAAAAATATTTAG
- a CDS encoding IS1096 element passenger TnpR family protein produces the protein MIYKIRVFLDSKEDVFRDIEIKEKQTLFTLYKGIISAFSLQGEELASFYELDEDGNQTKEIPLEDMSDDGTDETMADFYIKEAFINQGDRMAFVYDFMEMWTFVAELISVEEKPAVLNYPLTVYRFGSMPLKAPKKDMLVDLDDEDEIDFAEDAELNDLQIDDDLDVDDL, from the coding sequence GTGATATATAAAATTCGAGTATTCCTTGATTCAAAAGAGGATGTTTTTAGAGACATAGAAATTAAGGAGAAGCAAACATTATTTACATTGTACAAAGGGATCATAAGTGCCTTTAGTTTACAAGGTGAGGAGTTGGCATCATTCTATGAATTAGATGAAGATGGAAACCAAACAAAAGAAATTCCTTTAGAGGATATGTCTGATGATGGGACAGACGAAACAATGGCAGATTTCTATATCAAAGAAGCTTTTATTAATCAAGGTGATCGTATGGCTTTTGTATATGATTTTATGGAAATGTGGACATTTGTTGCAGAATTAATTTCAGTAGAAGAAAAACCAGCTGTACTTAATTACCCATTAACTGTTTACCGTTTTGGGTCAATGCCTCTTAAAGCGCCTAAAAAAGACATGTTAGTTGATTTAGATGACGAAGATGAGATTGATTTTGCAGAGGATGCTGAATTGAATGATTTACAAATCGACGATGATTTAGACGTAGACGATTTATAA